The Sorangiineae bacterium MSr11954 DNA segment CTTTTTGCGGGCGTCGCGCTGCTCGCAACCCTTTCCCTCGAGGACGCTCGCGGCATCGCGCAGCAGAACCTCGAGGTTCAAGTCGCTGCGCTGCGCGTGCGCCAGGCCGAGGAGCAGCGCCGCTTGGCGCGTTCGGCGGTGCTTCCGCAGGTCACGATGCGCGCAGGCGCCGCCGCGCAGTGGGTTGGGCCGCAGCGGTATTCGTCGACATTTCAGGTGGGCGAAACCGATCCCTCCGGCGCCGGAGGCGGCAGCTATGAGCGCACCTCCGTCGATGTGCCGTCGTACCATCAGGGCGTCTTCGAGCTGGGGGTCGGTATCTCGCAGCTGCTCTACGATGGCGGCCGCTTCTGGAACGATTTGGCGCGCACCCGCGCCCTGGTCGACGCCGAAAAAGGTCGCCTTTCGGAGCAGCGCCTCTCGGTCGCCCTCGAGACGGACCGCCTTTACCTCGACGTATGGCGGGTGGAACGCAGCCGCGAAGTCCTCGACCGCGCCGTGGAGCACGCGAGCGATCAGCGAAAGCGCGCCGAGGCGCAGTTCAAATACGGCCGCGCGCAGCGCCGCGATGTGATCGACGCCGAGCTGAATCAATCCAACGACGATCTCCGGCGCGCCCGGCAAGAAGCGCTCATCGCCAACGCGCGCAGCGCCCTGGCCGCATGGCTCGTCCTCCCCGACGACCAATTTGCATTGGCGCCCCTCGCAGCCGTCACCGATGCGCCCGCGCGCGCCGATGCGCCCGCGCCCGCGCGCGCCGATGCGCCCGCGCCTGCGCGCGCCGATGCGCCCGCGCCCGCGCCTGCGCGCGCCGATGCGCCCGCGCCTGCGCGCGCCGATGCGCCCGCGCCTGCGCGCGCCGATGCGCCCGCGCCCGCGCGCGCCGATGCGCCCGCGCCCGCGCGCGCCGATGCGCCCGCGCCCGCGCGCGCCGATGCGCCCGCGCGCGCCGATGCGCCCGCCCTCGCCGACCCACGCTCCGCCGCGAGCGCCCATGCGCCATCTCCCGCGCTCCCGCGCCTCTTGGCCCAAGCCCGCACCCGCCGCCCGCTGCTGGCGGCGCTCATCCGCGAACGCGAAGCCGCCGAAAACCAAATCGTCATGGCGCGCTCCACCCTGCTCCCCCGGGTGACCGCCGAGGTCAGCTACCTGCGACAAGGCAACAGCGCCAACCCCTTCTTCACCGATCCCGGAAAACAAAACGCCCTCCAAGGCGGAATCGTCCTCACGTGGAACATCTTCGACGGATTCGCCACCTCGGCGGCCGTCGCCAGCGCCAAGCTCAATCTCGAGCAGATCAAGCTCGAATCCCGCCGCGCCGAGCTGCGGATTGAAATGGAGATTCGCCAGGCGCTCGCCCTGCATCAATCGAGCTGGAACGCGTACCGCATCGCCGAGCGAAGCCGCTCCCTCGCCGCGCAGGACTTGAAGCTCGCCGAGGAGCGCTTCGACGCCGGCACCGGCAGCACCTTGGAGATCCGCGACGCCCAGATCAAATGGCTGCAAGCGGAGCTGAATGCCATCGAAGCCGAGGTGGACGTGCGCCTCGCCCGCTCGACCCTCACCCGCGTCGTGGGGGGCGAATGATCTCGCTCGCGCGCGCGACCTTGATCCACGAGTGGCGCCGCTTCGTGCCGGCCGTGTTTGCCGTGGCCTTTTCGGGGGTGCTCGTGCTCGTGCAGGTGGCGCTCTTGGTGGGCGCGTTTGCCAATGTCAGCGTCTATATCGATGAATCGCGCGCCGATTTGTGGGTTGGATTCCGGGATGCACCGTCGGTCGACATGGGACGAAACATCCCCGAACGGGTCATGGTCTCCCTTTGGATGCACCCCGAGGTGACCAAGGTCGAAGCGTTCAACTGGGCCGGCGGCGACTTTCGCCGCCCCGACGGCGCGCCCATCAGCGGATATCTGGTCGGCGTCGACACGCGCCCGGACGCGCTCACCTTCGGCCGGCTCTTGACCCCCGAGCAGCGGCGCGCGCTCGACGAGCCGGATGGTGTGCTGATCGACGAGGCGGACGAGGAGAAGCTCGGGGTCAGGGTGGGCGATCACGCCGAGCTCAATGGACGCCATGTGAAGGTCGTGGGCACCGTGCGCGGCATTCGGGCCGTGGCGGGCGCCAACATCGTCTCCTCGCTCGCCACCGCCCGGCGCATCGATCCCTCGCTGCTGCACACCGAGGAGGTGGCCTACTACCTCGTCAAGCTTCGCGAGCCCGAGCGCGCGGAGGCCGTGCGCGACGCGCTGCAGCCCACGGGAACGTACCGCCCTTTTACCGTGTGGACCGCGGACGAGTTCGCGCGCCAGTCGGAGATGTATTGGGTCATGGAGTCCGGCTCCGGATCGGGCTTCGCGTTCTCGTCGCTGCTCGGGGTGGCGGTCGGCGTCGTCATCACCAGCCAGACCTTGATGGCCGCCATCGTGGCCTCGCTGCGCGAATATGCCACCTTGCGCGCGCTGGGGGTCTCGCTCGGCGCCCTTCGCCGGGTCGTCCTCGAGCAATCGCTCTGGGTGGGGCTCATCGGGCTCGGCATCACCTTGGTGACCACCTTTGCGCTTCAGGCCGCGGCCGATCGCTTGGCGGTGACAATGCGCGTCCCCGTCGCGGCCGTGGTGGCCACCGCGGTGCTCGTGCTGGCCATCTCCGCGCTCTCGGGCCTCTTTGCCGTACGTCAGCTCGCGCGCGCCGAGCCGGCGTCGCTCCTTCGGTGAGCCCATGACCCGCGTCCCCCACACCATCTCCGCCTTCGAGCTGTATCGCTCGTTCACCAGCGGCAAGACCACCACCGACGTGCTGCGCGGAATCGACGTGGCCGTGCAGCCGGCCGAGCTCACCTTGATCATCGGCCCCTCGGGCTCCGGAAAGAGCACCTTGCTCGCCATCCTGAGCGGCCTCCTGCGCCCCGATCGTGGCTCCGTGCACGTGCTGGGCGAAGATCTCTGGCGCCTCTCGCCCGCGCAGCTCGACGCGTTTCGGCTGGCGCACATGGGCTTCATCTTTCAAGGCTTCAACCTCTTTCCGGCCCTCACCTCGCTGGAGCAGCTGCTCTTGCCCTTGAAGTACCAAGGGATCACGGGAAAGCCGGCCATGTCGCGGGCCGAGCGCGCCCTCGACGAGGTGGGGCTCTCGGGCCGCGCCAAATCGAGGCCCGCGGAGCTGTCCGGCGGGGAAAAACAGCGGGTCGCCATCGCACGGGCGCTCGTGAAGAACCCCGAGCTCCTCTTCGCCGACGAGCCCACGAGCGCGCTCGATAGCAAAAATGGACAAGTCGTGATTGAACTGCTCCACAGAATCGCACGCGAACATCGAACGACGGTGCTGGGGGTCACCCACGATGGCCGCCTCCTGAAGCACGCCGATCGCGTCATCAAAGTCGAAGATGGGCTCCTCGTGAGCGACGAGCGCAAATCATGATTCTACGAACCGTTTTTCGTCTCGCGCCCCTCGCCATTGCGTGGGCGCTGGCCGCCCCGGCCCTGCTCTCGTGCTCGAAGCCGAAGGAGGAACCGAAGGTCGAAACCACCCCTTGGGTCGCGGTGGCCAAAGGCAAAGTGGATATCGAGGGCGGCGTCATCAAATTGGCGGCCAGCCGCGATGGCTTGATCAAACAGGTATTCGTGGAGGAGGGCGCCAAGGTGAAGGCCGGCGCACCCCTCGCGCAGCTCGACGATCAACAGGCGGTGCTCTCGGCCACCGTGGCCAATCGGGAGGTCGCCCAAGCGCGGGCGGCGTTGGCCTCCCTGGAGGTTCGGCAGCGGGCGGCCGAGCGCGAGGTGCGCCGCCTCGAGGGGCTCATGGCCTCCAGCGCCGCGCCGCGCGGCGAGCTCGATCGCGCCCGCGACGAGCAGGCGCTGGTGGTCACCGATCGGGCGATCGCGCGCGCCAACATCGAGGTCGCCCGCGCGCGCCAGGCGCTGGCCACGTACGAGGTGAGCCTGCGCACCGTGCGCGCGCCGCTCGACGGCCAAGTCATAAGAAGGTTTGCGCGGCCGGGCGACGGCATCAGCACCCTCAACGTGACCCCGCTGTTTCTCTTCGCCCCCGACGCCAAACGCATCATCCGCGCCGAGCTGGTCGACCGATTCGTGCCGCGCGTCTCGCCGGGCATGCGCGCCGAGGTGGTGGTCGAATCGGACGAATCGCAGACGTACCCCGCGCAGGTGCTGCGCGTGGGCCGCGTCTTCGGGCTCAAACAGCCCAGCGACGATCCGGCCGAAAAGGTCGACCAGCGCGTGGTCGAGTGCGTCCTCGGCATCGACTCCGAGGAGGTCCGCATCGGA contains these protein-coding regions:
- a CDS encoding TolC family protein encodes the protein MVGLFAGVALLATLSLEDARGIAQQNLEVQVAALRVRQAEEQRRLARSAVLPQVTMRAGAAAQWVGPQRYSSTFQVGETDPSGAGGGSYERTSVDVPSYHQGVFELGVGISQLLYDGGRFWNDLARTRALVDAEKGRLSEQRLSVALETDRLYLDVWRVERSREVLDRAVEHASDQRKRAEAQFKYGRAQRRDVIDAELNQSNDDLRRARQEALIANARSALAAWLVLPDDQFALAPLAAVTDAPARADAPAPARADAPAPARADAPAPAPARADAPAPARADAPAPARADAPAPARADAPAPARADAPAPARADAPARADAPALADPRSAASAHAPSPALPRLLAQARTRRPLLAALIREREAAENQIVMARSTLLPRVTAEVSYLRQGNSANPFFTDPGKQNALQGGIVLTWNIFDGFATSAAVASAKLNLEQIKLESRRAELRIEMEIRQALALHQSSWNAYRIAERSRSLAAQDLKLAEERFDAGTGSTLEIRDAQIKWLQAELNAIEAEVDVRLARSTLTRVVGGE
- a CDS encoding ABC transporter permease produces the protein MISLARATLIHEWRRFVPAVFAVAFSGVLVLVQVALLVGAFANVSVYIDESRADLWVGFRDAPSVDMGRNIPERVMVSLWMHPEVTKVEAFNWAGGDFRRPDGAPISGYLVGVDTRPDALTFGRLLTPEQRRALDEPDGVLIDEADEEKLGVRVGDHAELNGRHVKVVGTVRGIRAVAGANIVSSLATARRIDPSLLHTEEVAYYLVKLREPERAEAVRDALQPTGTYRPFTVWTADEFARQSEMYWVMESGSGSGFAFSSLLGVAVGVVITSQTLMAAIVASLREYATLRALGVSLGALRRVVLEQSLWVGLIGLGITLVTTFALQAAADRLAVTMRVPVAAVVATAVLVLAISALSGLFAVRQLARAEPASLLR
- a CDS encoding ABC transporter ATP-binding protein — translated: MTRVPHTISAFELYRSFTSGKTTTDVLRGIDVAVQPAELTLIIGPSGSGKSTLLAILSGLLRPDRGSVHVLGEDLWRLSPAQLDAFRLAHMGFIFQGFNLFPALTSLEQLLLPLKYQGITGKPAMSRAERALDEVGLSGRAKSRPAELSGGEKQRVAIARALVKNPELLFADEPTSALDSKNGQVVIELLHRIAREHRTTVLGVTHDGRLLKHADRVIKVEDGLLVSDERKS
- a CDS encoding HlyD family efflux transporter periplasmic adaptor subunit → MILRTVFRLAPLAIAWALAAPALLSCSKPKEEPKVETTPWVAVAKGKVDIEGGVIKLAASRDGLIKQVFVEEGAKVKAGAPLAQLDDQQAVLSATVANREVAQARAALASLEVRQRAAEREVRRLEGLMASSAAPRGELDRARDEQALVVTDRAIARANIEVARARQALATYEVSLRTVRAPLDGQVIRRFARPGDGISTLNVTPLFLFAPDAKRIIRAELVDRFVPRVSPGMRAEVVVESDESQTYPAQVLRVGRVFGLKQPSDDPAEKVDQRVVECVLGIDSEEVRIGQRVLVRIF